The proteins below come from a single Magallana gigas chromosome 10, xbMagGiga1.1, whole genome shotgun sequence genomic window:
- the LOC105342372 gene encoding kelch-like protein 40: MTEDDGGLNPQQKRLLDGLYTFYQKGQLTDVTLDVEGQQFACNRNILAASSPFFRAMFTSDVRESTDNVVPIHEISKDAMETLLEYIYSGKMNLTNENVQNVFSAANFLEMLEVVDKCINHISAAVGLANCLDVFFFAMYNYCEKLKQNSGKFILKKFPEIAESEEFMSKVEVGDLIWFLSSDDIYVDREEYIFEYILKWIDFDAETRTRLFPKLFKCLRLPLINDEYFEEKVASHELVRGNSFCQGVLTSFSLFKIQQAHMLDVDTDSPFANPTPRLGMFNRKLIVYSGGAYAANERSFTAFDPVTKKNYYGIKPHPSFDFKFRIDYFSLVTTDNNNIYFIGGIFYENYHFSVTGEAEKDFFLYDEKESKWLPMKPMGVARCQFAACNYGDEVFVCGGKSSFPLGEPMDTVEVYDPEIHYWTVMEPMPMALYQHSLCCHGKALYVFGGKDVVDEHVESVFRFDIPTNCWTVVRTNMLKPRSEHLSLIVEDKIFILGGGSKHSNAVEVEIFDPATNRWSFGADFVEERKIFAGCVYEGQIYITGGVRQFSRPDKPTRTVETKDFYRYHVHRNEWEKLVRFVQYASTQCCTVATLNVKFLHESDFVSVGEGVEPSPH; this comes from the exons ATGACAGAGGATGATGGAGGACTGAATCCTCAGCAGAAGAGATTGTTGGATGGACTGTACACGTTCTACCAAAAAGGTCAGCTGACCGATGTCACATTGGACGTAGAAGGACAACAGTTTGCATGCAACAGGAACATCCTGGCAGCTAGTAGTCCCTTCTTCAG AGCCATGTTTACAAGTGATGTCAGAGAAAGTACAGATAATGTTGTTCCAATACACGAGATCAGCAAAGATGCCATGGAGACTCTGCTTGAATATATTTACAGCGGAAAAATGAATCTGACCAATGAGAATGTCCAAAACGTCTTCTCTGCGGCCAACTTCCTTGAAATGCTGGAAGTTGTTGATAAGTGCATTAATCACATATCTGCAGCTGTTGGGCTGGCTAACTGTCTGGATGTGTTTTTCTTCGCTATGTATAACTACTGTGAAAAGTTGAAACAAAACAGTGGAAAATTCATTCTCAAGAAATTTCCAGAAATAGCCGAGTCCGAGGAGTTTATGTCCAAAGTGGAAGTTGGGGACTTAATCTGGTTCTTGTCATCTGATGACATTTACGTAGATCGCGAGGAGTAtatctttgaatatattttgaaatggatAGACTTTGATGCAGAGACACGAACCAGACTTTTTCCCAAACTGTTCAAGTGCCTGCGTTTGCCATTGATAAATGATgagtattttgaagaaaaagttGCAAGTCATGAGCTGGTTAGAGGGAATAGCTTTTGTCAAGGGGTTTTGACATCATTTAGTCTTTTCAAAATTCAGCAAGCTCACATGTTAGATGTTGATACAGACTCACCATTCGCAAACCCCACCCCAAGACTCGGAATGTTCAACCGAAAACTAATTGTGTATTCTGGGGGTGCTTATGCAGCCAATGAAAGGTCATTCACAGCATTTGATCCAGTCACTAAGAAGAATTACTATGGAATAAAGCCCCACCCATCCTTTGATTTCAAGTTTCGGATAGACTACTTTTCTCTGGTTACCACAGACAACAATAACATTTACTTCATAGGTGGCATTTTCTATgagaattatcatttttctgTGACAGGGGAAGCTGAGAAAGATTTCTTTCTGTATGACGAAAAGGAATCAAAATGGCTGCCTATGAAGCCCATGGGAGTGGCCCGCTGTCAGTTTGCCGCCTGTAACTACGGAGATGAAGTGTTTGTCTGTGGTGGAAAATCTAGTTTTCCGCTTGGAGAACCAATGGACACTGTGGAAGTCTATGATCCAGAAATCCACTATTGGACAGTTATGGAACCAATGCCTATGGCGCTGTACCAGCATTCACTGTGCTGCCATGGTAAAGCTTTGTACGTCTTTGGTGGAAAAGATGTTGTAGATGAACATGTAGAAAGTGTATTCCGATTCGACATTCCCACAAACTGTTGGACCGTGGTACGCACCAATATGCTGAAACCACGCTCCGAACATCTCTCACTGATTGTGGAGGACAAGATCTTTATTTTGGGGGGTGGATCCAAACATTCCAATGCTGTGGAGGTGGAGATTTTTGACCCTGCCACCAACAGATGGTCatttggtgccgattttgtggaGGAGAGGAAAATATTTGCAGGCTGTGTGTATGAAGGACAGATTTATATCACAGGAG GTGTGAGACAGTTCAGCAGACCCGACAAGCCGACAAGAACTGTGGAAACAAAAGACTTCTATCGCTACCATGTCCATCGCAACGAGTGGGAGAAACTGGTCCGTTTTGTTCAGTACGCTAGCACTCAGTGCTGCACTGTGGCAACACTCAATGTCAAGTTCCTCCACGAAAGCGACTTTGTCAGTGTAGGAGAAGGAGTGGAACCCAGTCCACATTAG